The following proteins are encoded in a genomic region of Sebastes fasciatus isolate fSebFas1 chromosome 12, fSebFas1.pri, whole genome shotgun sequence:
- the mms22l gene encoding protein MMS22-like, translating to MADDFSQSLTPPVSPFAADSLCELTPARPPCFCCSGAKEDPTGALSTEGYTARGSLKRLLLRLDPAPAEYETDTVEIFGFPWVTETALVESTKLLFGLFRQKVYRLESLVQSSSHDFGQAGNLHYEAEDLRQQCVSFLQYVKVFLHRYLEPSSSLDASHSHPYEELEAQLPSALLEELFGITLLIGRLKDLPANVQGAFTIANPGKIFPPSWHLLHLHLDIHWSVLEILHLLGHKMQGQVVYAHQFVNLTGENLTDTSLFEEHLCSLLCDLTGLAIGKYSKVRPTEALSSHHYLCSCTKELWVLLMHLLEYRNKVLHTQSFWSYMNLLLRPLVSGKPAAEQFSGLPTHCKDPLGFTWWLVTHVAMLGQYSRNGTLQHEKHLGNNWTFVEELLKLTCNPKGGLAEEQVRMHVQCCLSLCLLWEPSTSAVSTLWDYYSKNLSASFTVPWLGMSGMGTLCKTPLALFEQARSCCSPSPLHSPGHTQLYRSANSFHIFLRVLALCLAQDRAGGVPQRQIKGRIYSKFSSKKMQELPEAGLMNFLLLFLVVARQVELEDVAGRACELLGFLPSNCPPGHRTLVWRGQLSLLLLFQERGLDVGAQASWLASSFNETAKEFYDKTTEVSRRLALWGPLGSYLEGVAEVFETSTSLNLSEEKLLNEGFDWLLRACRISELNSALGFLQIVLAQLRRVHQRSVQSAPTSAWAPGNTSVVKERHLAVAAALWAHFFPFLRSLRLSQTPPAQLADAAAGFTLLAFDLPSSAPQDLQPNPVQSIMQCFGWDDMVQPLLITRYLPHLLQNSELVASLSSGSAGVVSGSAQSLSVRAWFRCVLQQHPQKNPDGSDSRTGREVEEQLCELTRLVLRLPEVDSLLQRAGLQPTAARLEPTSALEVFVKAVGSVYSGLQVMSERSAMVTRALDYIGDILKHIKPSLVSKNQERLQLAYWAVGCIVKHWSPLLATPKAQQLLFRIVDGLLLPHQLTQQDKALRDSLPLYLQGLSVASSVSQSQGAHLKQQLRSVTRRYLDYFLPASPSVGIIANHPVLLSACEASPTTRGAALRRTILEVLCGSFLQFKGHAPPPRLAAVLMFLLELLRRNSDSDPTLLTLPLPSLLRCVMLVNEPQVRKTSTDALQLVVERCAAASTQGPCDQMIAVLRSFVEENEGVYDRQVYGVLETVAVLDPSVVQALIPNLSVSLRNTEHKRGLGRNIALRSAYRKLLCLLGESGQAEITSLEAD from the exons TTCCCCTGGGTAACAGAGACAGCATTGGTGGAATCTACAAAGCTACTCTTTGGTCTGTTCAG ACAAAAGGTTTACAGGCTGGAGTCCTTGGTGCAGTCCAGCTCACATGATTTTG GTCAAGCAGGCAACCTCCACTATGAAGCAGAGGACCTCAGACAACAGTGTGTTTCATTTCTTCAGTATGTCAAAGTCTTCTTGCACAG aTACCTGGAACCTTCCAGCTCCCTGGATGCAAGTCATTCACACCCCTATGAAGAGCTGGAGGCTCAGCTCCCCTCCGCTCTTCTGGAGGAGCTGTTTGGCATCACTCTCCTCATAGGACGACTCAAAGACCTGCCTGCCAACGTTCAGGGTGCCTTCACTATAGCTAATCCgggaaag ATTTTTCCTCCCTCTTGGCATTTGTTACACCTTCATCTTGACATCCACTGGTCAGTCTTGGAGATCCTTCACCTACTTGGTCACAAGATGCAAG GCCAGGTGGTGTACGCCCACCAGTTTGTGAACCTGACGGGAGAGAACCTGACCGATACCAGTCTGTTTGAAGAGCACCTGTGCAGTCTGCTGTGTGACCTAACTGGTCTGGCCATAGGCAAATACAGCAAG GTTAGGCCTACAGAGGCACTGAGCAGCCATCACTACCTTTGCTCCTGCACCAAAGAGCTGTGGGTCCTGCTCATGCACCTTCTGGAATACAGGAATAAAGTGTTGCACACACAG TCTTTCTGGAGCTACATGAACTTGTTGTTGAGGCCGCTGGTTTCAGGGAAGCCAGCAGCAGAGCAGTTCAGTGGCCTCCCCACGCACTGTAAGGACCCTCTGGGATTCACATGGTGGCTGGTCACTCATGTAGCAATGTTAGGGCAGTACAGTCGTAACGGCACTCTCCAGCACGAG AAACATCTGGGGAATAATTGGACTTTTGTGGAAGAGTTGCTCAAGTTAACCTGTAACCCCAAG GGAGGTCTAGCAGAGGAACAGGTCAGGATGCACGTCCAATGCTGTCTCAGTCTCTGTCTGCTGTGGGAGCCGAGCACCAGTGCTGTCTCCACCCTCTGGGACTACTACAGCAAGAATCTG AGTGCTTCATTCACTGTACCCTGGCTCGGGATGTCTGGCATGGGCACTTTGTGCAAGACGCCCCTGGCTCTGTTCGAGCAGGCCCGCAGCTGCTGctccccctctcccctccaCTCTCCAGGACATACCCAGCTCTACCGCTCAGCCAACTCCTTCCACATCTTCCTTCGAGTGCTGGCCCTGTGCCTCGCCCAGGACAGGGCTGGTGGAGTCCCACAGAGACAGATCAAAGGAAG GATTTATTCCAAGTTCTCCTCAAAGAAGATGCAGGAGTTACCAGAGGCAGGCCTCATGAACTTCCTGTTGCTGTTTCTGGTGGTGGCCAGGCAGGTAGAGCTGGAGGATGTGGCCGGTAGAGCCTGTGAGCTGCTGGGTTTCCTTCCCTCCAACTGCCCCCCTGGGCACCGCACCCTGGTCTGGAGGGGACAGCTGTCACTGCTATTGTTGTTCCAG GAGAGGGGTCTGGATGTTGGTGCACAGGCGAGCTGGCTGGCCTCTTCCTTTAATGAGACGGCCAAAGAGTTCTACGATAAGACCACAGAGGTCTCTCGCAGACTTGCCCTCTGGGGGCCCCTCGGCTCGTACCTGGAGGGGGTGGCTGAGGTGTTCGAGACGAGCACCAGCCTCAACCTATCGGAGGAAAAGCTGCTCAACGAAGGGTTTGATTGGCTGCTGCGTGCTTGCCGCATCTCAGAGCTGAATTCGGCCCTGGGCTTTCTGCAGATCGTCCTCGCTCAGCTCAG ACGGGTCCATCAGCGCAGTGTCCAGTCAGCACCCACCTCGGCTTGGGCTCCCGGTAACACCAGTGTGGTGAAAGAGCGCCACCTAGCGGTAGCAGCGGCACTCTGGGCGCACTTCTTCCCCTTCCTGCGCAGCCTACGCCTCTCCCAGACCCCTCCAGCACAGCTGGCAGATGCTGCTGCAG GCTTCACCCTGTTGGCCTTTGATCTGCCGAGCTCGGCCCCCCAGGACCTTCAGCCCAACCCAGTCCAGTCCATCATGCAATGCTTCGGCTGGGACGACATGGTTCAACCGCTTCTGATAACTCGCTACCTTCCCCATCTGCTCCAAAACAG TGAGCTGGTAGCCTCACTAAGCAGCGGTTCTGCCGGTGTTGTGTCCGGTTCGGCACAGAGCCTGTCAGTGAGGGCCTGGTTCCGCTGTGTTCTACAGCAGCACCCTCAAAAGAACCCAGATGGGTCTGACAGCAGAACAG GCCGGGAAGTGGAGGAGCAGTTGTGTGAACTGACCCGGCTTGTGCTGAGACTTCCTGAGGTGGACAGTCTACTGCAGAGAGCGGGCCTCCAGCCCACAGCCGCGAGGCTCGAGCCCACTTCAGCCCTGGAGGTTTTTGTCAAG GCCGTGGGCAGCGTGTACAGTGGACTGCAGGTTATGTCTGAGCGTTCAGCCATGGTGACCAGAGCCCTGGACTACATTGGTGACATcctgaaacacattaaaccctCTCTGGTCAGCAAGAACCAAGAGAGGCTGCAGCTGGCCTACTGGGCTGTTG GTTGCATAGTGAAGCACTGGAGCCCCCTGCTGGCCACACCTAAAGCCCAGCAGCTGCTGTTCCGTATTGTGGACGGGCTGCTGCTTCCCCACCAACTCACACAGCAGGACAAAGCACTCAGGGACAGCCTGCCTCTATATTTACAG GGTCTGTCGGTGGCTTCCAGCGTGTCTCAGTCGCAGGGAGCCCACCTGAAGCAGCAGCTCCGCTCTGTTACCCGCAGATATCTGGACTATTTCCTCCCTGCCTCTCCTTCCGTGGGCATCATCGCCAACCACCCAGTGCTTCTGAGCGCCTGCGAGGCCAGCCCAACCACCCGAGGAGCGGCGCTGAGGAGGACCATCTTGGAGGTGCTCTG tgGGAGCTTCCTGCAGTTTAAAGGTCACGCCCCTCCGCCCCGGCTGGCGGCAGTCCTGATGTTCCTATTGGAGCTCCTGAGACGAAACAGTGACTCGGACCCCACCCTCCTCACTCTGCCCCTCCCCTCTCTGCTGCGCTGTGTGATGCTGGTCAACGAGCCGCAGG tGAGGAAGACGAGCACAGATGCCTTACAGCTTGTGGTGGAGCGATGTGCTGCTGCATCTACACAGGGACCGTGTGACCAGATGATCGCTGTCTTACG GTCGTTTGTGGAGGAGAACGAGGGAGTCTACGACAGGCAGGTATACGGCGTCCTGGAGACGGTGGCTGTTTTAGATCCCTCCGTGGTTCAAGCTCTCATTCCCaacctgtctgtcagtctgagAAACACCGAACACAAGAGAGGACTGGGGAGGAACATCGCCTTGAG GAGTGCATATAGGAAGTTGCTGTGCCTCCTTGGAGAGAGTGGGCAGGCAGAAATAACCAGTCTGGAAGCGGactga
- the klhl32 gene encoding kelch-like protein 32 isoform X3, with amino-acid sequence MEGGVTNTAQYQNRLMVYDPDQDQWLARSPMLQRRVYHVMAAVRRQLYVLGGNDLDYNNDRILVRHIDSYNMDLDQWTRCSFSLLTGQNESGVAVHDDRIYVVGGYSIWTNEPLACIQVLDLSSEGKEEVFYGPTLPFASNGIATCFLPAPYFTCPNLQTLQVPHHRIGAV; translated from the exons GTGGGGTGACAAACACAGCTCAGTACCAGAACCGACTGATGGTGTACGACCCAGACCAG GACCAGTGGTTGGCCCGCAGTCCCATGTTGCAGAGGCGAGTTTACCACGTCATGGCGGCGGTGAGGAGGCAGCTCTACGTGCTGGGAGGGAACGACCTGGACTACAACAACGACCGCATCTTGGTCCGCCACATCGACTCCTACAACATGGACCTGGACCAGTGGACACGCTGCTCCTTCAGCCTCCTCACGG GTCAAAATGAGTCCGGAGTAGCCGTCCACGATGACAGGATCTATGTGGTTGGAGGATACTCCATTTGGACCAACGAGCCTCTGGCATGCATTCAG GTGCTGGATCTGAGCTCAGAGGGGAAGGAGGAGGTTTTCTACGGGCCAACGCTGCCGTTCGCCTCCAACGGGATCGCAACTTGTTTCCTCCCTGCTCCTTACTTCACCTGCCCGAACCTACAGACTCTACAAGTACCCCATCACAGGATAGGTGCCGTCTAA